One region of Cinclus cinclus chromosome 1, bCinCin1.1, whole genome shotgun sequence genomic DNA includes:
- the LOC134042018 gene encoding kinesin-like protein KIF20A, which translates to MLHTSFFFHSLSKRWALCFFFFFFSPLSLQVPLQRTMADEGKNCVSTEVCDVLDSVSFLSVEGKPSPLESTVLPNTEEQQVNEPLKVFLRVRPFSIAEFESHESQGCVSIKDAQTVILSAPKESSAMKNSERGIGHAVHSFTFSQVFGPETTQSEFFEGSTKDLVRAYVNGVNGLVFTYGVTNAGKTFTIQGTSKDLGILPRSLDVIFNHIRGKHYLKMNFKPYLSNDVKKLEDEQVKQEEALKTALLASLKEETESISNATMNFCDVKLDSSNCTSDHHPSNSLAEKNFVPLDIHRTNMHQKTQASVWISFCEIYNEYVYDLLSVLSTSKTQRRRVLRICEDQGGNCYIKDLKWINVQSTEEACRLLKIGNKNRSFACTRMNEQSSRSHSIFSIRLLKLTDEHQPRVLGVSELSFCDLAGSERCNKTHVFGDRLKEAGNINNSLHILGKCISALKQNQNPKMKPSYIPFRESKLTRLFQPFFCGKGKACMIVNINQHTSTYDETLHVMKFSAIARQVIQTIVPKNFGYFPPKLVGGDGKTIMHFDANTSVDDFAGCTETSAEEEVDITILSHEELLKAAEDLKEKVAAERQSKLFLEVKIRKEMAEAMFQQLLETEEAWSNRLEDLKESYEEKLESKFEMYKEAIKKHAYMCAMEQIEDHYVPIEEFLAEQEKVEDRERKILQLERQLDEQSGRLFFLGSLSSDVPTTANNMERDLMDRTMKRATEGLQKQCEEKEELIKSLKFKIQKLNETLLEANEGYRKMAEENSQLKHTIMLKDQEMNSLQDWAKRVLELEETVSSLQKELGERKKHFFAEESKQQKPRRGLLANLKSTVASTATIPLGKGWGKYEEASPNSRKQVLLPHKAKE; encoded by the exons ATGCTCCATacgtctttttttttccactctctgAGCAAACGATGggctttatgttttttttttttttttttttcccccctttccttaCAAGTTCCTTTGCAGAGGACGATGGCTGATGAGGGGAAAAACTGTGTTTCCACGGAAGTGTGTGATGTGTTGGATTCGGTTTCTTTTCTGAGTGTAGAGGGTAAACCTTCACCCTTGGAGTCAACAGTATTGCCTAATACAGAGGAACAGCAG GTAAATGAGCCTTTGAAAGTCTTCTTGAGAGTGAGGCCCTTTTCTATAGCAGAGTTTGAAAGCCATGAATCCCAG GGCTGTGTATCTATTAAAGATGCCCAGACAGTAATTCTTAGTGCACCCAAAGAGTCTTCTGCcatgaaaaacagtgaaagagGGATTGGTCATGCTGTGCACAGCTTCACCTTTTCTCAG GTCTTTGGACCAGAAACTACTCAGAGTGAATTTTTTGAAGGCTCAACAAAGGATCTTGTAAGAGCATATGTTAATGGAGTGAATGGACTGGTATTTACTTATGGAGTTACAAATGCAGGCAAGACATTCACTATCCAAG ggACCTCAAAAGATCTTGGTATTTTACCTCGCTCACTTGATGTGATTTTTAACCACATAAGAGGAAAACATTACCTAAAGATGAATTTCAAACCATATTTAAGCAATGATGTTAAGAAACTGGAAGATGAACAAGTTAAGCAAGAAGAAGCCTTAAAAACTGCTCTTCTTGCGTCACTAAAAGAG GAGACAGAGAGCATCTCAAATGCTACCATGAATTTCTGTGATGTCAAGTTGGATTCTTCTAACTGTACTTCAGACCATCACCCTTCTAACTCCCTAG CAGAGAAGAACTTTGTTCCACTTGACATTCATAGGACTAATATGCACCAAAAAACACAAGCATCTGTGTGGATTTCCTTTTGTGAAATTTATAATGAATATGTGTATGACCTATTAAGTGTTCTATCTACATCAAAAACTCAAAGGCGCAGAGTTTTAAGAATTTGTGAGGATCAAGGAGGAAATTGTTACATTAAAG ATTTGAAGTGGATTAATGTTCAGAGCACTGAAGAAGCCTGCAGACTACTGAAAATTGGAAACAAGAACCGAAGCTTTGCCTGTACTAGAATGAATGAGCAATCAAGTAGAAG TCACAGTATATTTTCCATCAGGCTACTCAAGCTAACTGATGAACATCAGCCACGTGTTCTTGGAGTATCAGA GTTGTCGTTCTGTGACTTGGCTGGTTCAGAGAGGTGTAATAAAACACATGTCTTTGGAGACAGACTAAAAGAAGCAGGAAATATTAATAATTCTCTTCACATCCTTGGAAAGTGCATTTCAGCATTGAAGCAAAATCAAAACCCAAA gATGAAGCCAAGCTATATTCCATTCAGAGAGAGTAAATTGACCCGTCTGTTTCAGCCATTTTTTTGTGGGAAAGGCAAAGCTTGTATGATTGTAAATATCAATCAGCATACTTCCACATATGATGAAACACTGCATGTAATGAAATTTTCAGCTATAGCCAGACAG GTTATCCAGACAATTGTGCCCAAAAATTTTGGTTATTTTCCACCAAAGCTAGTTGGAGGTGATGGCAAAACGATCATGCACTTTGATGCTAACACATCTGTAGATGACTTTGCTGGCTGTACTGAAACCTctgcagaagaggaagtggacATCACCATTCTGAGTCATGAG gaGCTTTTGAAAGCTGCAGAGGACTTAAAGGAGAAGGTAGCTGCAGAAAGGCAAAGCAAGCTCTTTCTGGAGGTGAAGATACGTAAAGAGATGGCAGAAGCAATGTTTCAGCAGCTGTTGGAAACGGAGGAAGCCTGGAG CAACCGCTTGGAAGATTTGAAAGAGAGTTATGAGGAAAAGCTCGAGAGCAAATTTGAAATGTATAAAGAGGCCATTAAGAAACATGCATATATGTGTGCAATGGAACAAATTGAAGACCATTATGTTCCCATAGAAGAATTTCTAGCTGAACAAGAGAAAGTTGAG GATAGAGAGAGGAAAATACTGCAATTGGAAAGACAACTTGATGAACAGTCAGGGAGGCTGTTTTTTCTGGGAAGTCTGAGCTCGGATGTTCCAACTACTGCAAATAACATGGAGCGAG ATCTTATGGACAGAACAATGAAGAGAGCCACTGAAGGATTGCAGAAACAATgtgaagagaaggaagag CTTATAAAATCTCTGAAGTTTAAAATACAGAAGCTGAATGAAACCCTGCTAGAAGCTAATGAAGGGTACAGAAAAATGGCAGAAGAAAACAGTCAACTGAAGCACACAATCATGCTCAAG GATCAAGAAATGAATAGCCTTCAGGACTGGGCTAAACGTGTTCTTGAGCTTGAAGAAACAGTGTCTTCCCTGCAAAAAGAGCTTGGAGAACggaaaaagcatttctttgcTGAGGAGTCAAAACAGCAGAAACCCAGGAGAGGTTTGCTGGCTAACCTGAAATCCACAGTAGCATCCACTGCTACTATACCTCTTGGTAAAGGCTGGGGGAAGTATGAAGAGGCTTCACCCAATTCAAGAAAACAAGTACTGTTGCCTCATAAAGCAAAAGAATAG
- the RPS20 gene encoding small ribosomal subunit protein uS10, with product MAFKDTGKAPVEQEVAIHRIRITLTSRNVKSLEKVCADLIRGAKEKNLKVKGPVRMPTKTLRITTRKTPCGEGSKTWDRFQMRIHKRLIDLHSPSEIVKQITSISIEPGVEVEVTIADA from the exons ATG GCGTTTAAAGATACTGGCAAAGCACCTGTGGAACAAGAGGTGGCGATTCATCGCATCAGAATTACTTTGACAAGTCGCAACGTAAAATCACTGGAGAAGG TCTGTGCTGACTTGATCAGAGgtgctaaggaaaaaaacctgaaggtGAAAGGACCTGTTCGCATGCCCACCAAG ACCCTGCGGATCACTACCAGGAAGACACCTTGTGGTGAGGGTTCCAAGACCTGGGATCGCTTCCAAATGCGTATCCATAAGCGGCTCATTGACCTGCACAGCCCTTCTGAGATCGTGAAGCAGATCACTTCCATCAGCATCGAACCAGGTGTAGAAGTTGAAGTTACTATTGCCGATGCCTAA